TCGTTCTGCCCCTAGGTCTCATCACACTCGTGATTAACTATACGCAGCATCGACGACcacatcttcttctttgggGACTGCTCGGTCTCTCGATTGTTTTCGTTGCACACTCGCACCACAGGGTCCCCCTGCCCCACTGGCTACATGAAATCGTCCATCACCACACCGCAGTCGGCGTACTGGGATCGGCTGTATTGATTTCCAGTAACTTTTTCTCCCACAGAGCCATCCACGGCCACGGCGCTGCAGGCTCACATACTTGCTGCGAAATGAAGGGCCGCTGCCATGCAGtgaacggagacagacacgaTGTTGGTGTAGCTTCACAAGCGAAAGTGAACTGAGGTCTGGCATAACCAGGGAGAGACTGCAGCGGAACGGAACTCTTCCGCGGGATGCCTGCAGCTGAGGTGTACAGTTTAACATCCACTGTAACAGGGTTTTCTTATGGAATCAAAAGTGTGTTGACGCTTGGAGGACACACTGTCAACGTGGTTAAGTAAACTGGTAGCCAGCAGGATTTTCCATGCCGCGTGTTCATAAATCAGTTCTGAAGGTTCATCTGTGGAGGCAGCAGATTTCAGTTATAAGACTGATGTAGTATTTACTCCTTTTGTGAATGAATGCGACTTGCTTCCTGCTTGCCTTGCATGCCGGTTTACTGTTTCCTGGTATTTG
This genomic interval from Toxoplasma gondii ME49 chromosome VIIb, whole genome shotgun sequence contains the following:
- a CDS encoding hypothetical protein (encoded by transcript TGME49_263240~Signal peptide predicted by SignalP 2.0 HMM (probability 0.924) with cleavage site probability 0.265 at residue 52~Predicted trans-membrane domain (TMHMM2.0):20-43:62-82:88-108:117-140); the encoded protein is MAAVWRAVQFVSSWSLSDWSSFAAVLCAIDCTVLPALVAVLPVLGLIGDAEGAHEQLHHYSHLAAFYVVLPLGLITLVINYTQHRRPHLLLWGLLGLSIVFVAHSHHRVPLPHWLHEIVHHHTAVGVLGSAVLISSNFFSHRAIHGHGAAGSHTCCEMKGRCHAVNGDRHDVGVASQAKVN